The sequence TTTGATAAGAACAAAAAAATGGGACGTGATATTTATGAAACTTATTAAGTTTGGTATCAAAAATTTTAGAGGTTTCGGAAATGAATTACAAGAAGTAAAAATAGATAATTTCACTTGCTTAGTTGGTAAAAATGATGCCGGAAAGTCTTCTATCTTCGACGCTATGGATGTGTTTTTTAACGGTTTTAAAAATATTGATTCTGATGATGCACATATAGACTCACATGGTAATCGTGCAAAAAAGGTTGAATTGTCGGGGACGTTTGATGTTGAAGATTCTCAAATAAAAATAGAATCTGTTCCAACTTCTCTGGGAGCTGAGGGATTACTTAACAGCGAAGGGCAGCTTAAAATAGTGCAAGAAATATCTTCACCAAGCAAAAGTGGAATAAAAACTTTTATTATGGCGTTTTTACCAGATTTGGATGAGGTAAAAGATATACATACTTTGAAAAATTCGGCTTTAAAGAAAAGATTTAATAAAATTAAAGAGGATAATCATATTACCGGATGGGATAAAATACCTCAAACTACTAATACACTTATGCGCAAAGCAATAATTAATTACTATGAAAATAAACTCCCTGCCCAAAGTAGCATTCCTGTGAAAGTCCCTATAGACAAGGAGGGGGGTAAAGATCTATGGAGTTCAATAAATAAAGGTTTGCCACTCTTCCAATTATTTAAGACTGACAGGGATAATAATGATTCAGATGCTGAAATTCAAAATCCCTTGAAAGCTATAACTAAAAAAACCCTTCAAGGAAAGTTACAAGAACAGCTAGATACTATAACATCCACAATTAAAGCAGAAACAATAAAACAAGCTAATAAAACTCTTGAGAAACTAAATGAGATGGATCCTGATCTGGCTAGTCAAATAACTCCTACGTTTGATGATCCATCATGGCAAAATATTTTTAAATTTTCGTTAGACACCGATCAAATTCCTCTAAATAAAAGAGGGAGTGGAACCCGGAGATTAATCCTTTTAAACTTTTTTCGAGCTGAAGCAGAACAGGCAAAAGATGAATCCAATAGCAATAATATTATATATGCTTTTGAAGAACCAGAAACTGCTCAACATATAGATCACCAAAAAATACTAATGGAATCTTTCAAAAAAATAGCGGAACAGGCTAATCAACAAGTTTTAATCACGACACACAGTCCTGAATTAGCTGGATTAACTGATGTGGATAACATTAGAGAAGTTACACAAAATAATTATATAAGTAAAATAGACAACTCACCAAGTTTATTACGTATTTCTGATGAGTTAGGTATTTTCCCTAATATTTTGGGCATGCCAGGTAAATTAAGAATGGTTATTTTTGTGGAAGGACCCAACGATGTTAAATTTTTAAGACTATTTTTATCTAAATATTGTTCGGATTTTGTTACTCAAAATGATCTCCTTATAATTCCCTTTGGAGGTGGGGCCTTAAAACATTGGCTTGATCTAGATGTATTAAAATCTATAAATCCATGTACGTATTATATTTTTGATAACGATAAGGCTGGAAAGGAATATGAACGTAAGTTAGAAAAGTTGGGAAAGAAATTAAGTTCTCATGTGTGGAAATTAGGCCCCATTGAGTTTTATTTTCCTTATGAAACCTATTTACATGAAGCTACGTCAATTAATAAAAGCAGACATAATACAGATCCGGATAAGCTTTTAACCATAATATCTAAAGAAAATTATCATATAGCTGACTATAAAAAAAATATAGAACCTGTTAAAGGGGCGCTTTGGAGTAAATTTAAAGAAATAACAGACAATGGTCAATTAGCTAGTTATTGGTCTAGTGATAGTAATATAAATTCAGAATTCAAAGATTTAGCAGCTGAATTAAAATCCTGCTATGAAAACGATTAAGGCTTATAGTTTATAATATTTCAAAAATTTTAAAGTTATAGAAAGGAATCCTATCACCAAAATTATTTGGCTGTTTGTCGGTTTTACCGCTTTATTTTTTAATAAAAACGTAAGTCTTATCTTTACTGCCTATTTTCTAATTGCTTATTTTTTTCTGTTTATTCCGACAAAATACCGTTTTAGTCATTGACAAAGATCTTGGTCGGACAAAGTGTTTTAGCTATTCTGAGCTTAAACATGGCGGCCAGTCACTAATACCGGATTGATTTGGTGCGTTGCTAGTACCAGGAAACCCGCTGTGGCTAAGAGTTGTTCTTATGTTACCGGTGATCCTGGGGGTACCATCGAAGCTCTCTTTGGTTCGTCGTCGACTTATTATAATCAACAATCTGCAACACTGATCCGGCCAGAAGCATTTGCGACTTTAAAACAGCCCATTCTTTACGCTTATCAATTAGGGGGCACACCGGTTGATAACGCTTATTGGTTTGAAGATAACCGCATGAAAGCCTTAGTTGCATCAGCCGATTAAAATATACAGTAATAAAATTTGTTTACTGTATTATACCAAAAAGGTATAATGATTATTGAGGTGGAAGAATGTATGGAATATTTTGCTGAAAATCGCAAACTCACAAAAATCTTGAATGATCCCCGTTTACTAGTTAAAAATTTTGGCCGTGATCGGGCTAAACGCATTCAAGCTCGGCTTGATGAGTTTGACGCTGCTGATACTCTGAAGCAGATTTCTTCTGATCCACCGCCACGCTGTCACCGATTGCATAACAATTTGGAAGGCAAATTTGCTGTTGATGTCAGCAAAAATTTCCGCATTGTTTTTGAGGGTTACGATAAAGCCGATCAACTTT comes from Pediococcus inopinatus and encodes:
- a CDS encoding ATP-binding protein, producing MKLIKFGIKNFRGFGNELQEVKIDNFTCLVGKNDAGKSSIFDAMDVFFNGFKNIDSDDAHIDSHGNRAKKVELSGTFDVEDSQIKIESVPTSLGAEGLLNSEGQLKIVQEISSPSKSGIKTFIMAFLPDLDEVKDIHTLKNSALKKRFNKIKEDNHITGWDKIPQTTNTLMRKAIINYYENKLPAQSSIPVKVPIDKEGGKDLWSSINKGLPLFQLFKTDRDNNDSDAEIQNPLKAITKKTLQGKLQEQLDTITSTIKAETIKQANKTLEKLNEMDPDLASQITPTFDDPSWQNIFKFSLDTDQIPLNKRGSGTRRLILLNFFRAEAEQAKDESNSNNIIYAFEEPETAQHIDHQKILMESFKKIAEQANQQVLITTHSPELAGLTDVDNIREVTQNNYISKIDNSPSLLRISDELGIFPNILGMPGKLRMVIFVEGPNDVKFLRLFLSKYCSDFVTQNDLLIIPFGGGALKHWLDLDVLKSINPCTYYIFDNDKAGKEYERKLEKLGKKLSSHVWKLGPIEFYFPYETYLHEATSINKSRHNTDPDKLLTIISKENYHIADYKKNIEPVKGALWSKFKEITDNGQLASYWSSDSNINSEFKDLAAELKSCYEND
- a CDS encoding type II toxin-antitoxin system RelE/ParE family toxin, whose amino-acid sequence is MEYFAENRKLTKILNDPRLLVKNFGRDRAKRIQARLDEFDAADTLKQISSDPPPRCHRLHNNLEGKFAVDVSKNFRIVFEGYDKADQLSVERSAIVTVQIIKIEDYH